The genomic stretch CGAAACCCAGGCCCGCCTGCGGGTGCCCATCGCCCAGGGAGTGCAGGCCTTGGCCTCGCTGGTCTCGGGGCGGCCCACCCGCTTCCGCCTGCAGGGGGAGCTACAGGCTAGGCTCGGCCCGGTGAACGTGCCGATTGGCCCCTTTACCCTGGTAGACCGCGACGTGACGGTGAGCTTCAGCTTTATCCCCCCCGCCTTGCGCTTGGTGGAGATCCGTTTCGAGGGTGGGGTCTTCAAGTTGGTGCTCGAAGTGCAAAACCCCAACCCTATCGGCTTCAACTTGGAGGGTCCGGTGCGGCTGTTGATCGGGGGCCGCAGCGTCGCCGAGGCCAACGCTCAGATCGCCTCCCGCCCGGGCAGCGCCAGCCGTGGGGAACTCAGCGTACGCCTCCAGGGCTTCCCTGGCCTGGGTAACGTGCAGGTGCAGGCCAACCTGGTGGCCCGCATCCCCGGTATCCTCGAGCGCCCGGTGGTGCAG from Meiothermus sp. Pnk-1 encodes the following:
- a CDS encoding LEA type 2 family protein, which encodes MKRFALLLSLAFLAGCFPQQVRPQPPQVELVSFTLVSLDPFTGFADLDVRLRLTNPNGFTLPLLDSTLSAELAGAGFSLTLPALELPSNTPRETQARLRVPIAQGVQALASLVSGRPTRFRLQGELQARLGPVNVPIGPFTLVDRDVTVSFSFIPPALRLVEIRFEGGVFKLVLEVQNPNPIGFNLEGPVRLLIGGRSVAEANAQIASRPGSASRGELSVRLQGFPGLGNVQVQANLVARIPGILERPVVQLLEGAPR